CCAGCGCGTGCAGCCGGGAATGCCAGTGATTATCCTGACGGCGCACGGTTCGATCCCTGATGCCGTGGCCGCCACCCAGCAGGGCGTTTTCAGTTTCCTGACCAAGCCGGTGGATAAAGATGCGCTGTATAAAGCCATCGATGATGCGCTGGAACATAGCGGTTCCGCCAGCGACGATCGGTGGCACGAAACCATTGTCACCCGTAGCCCGCTAATGCTGCGTCTGCTTGAGCAGGCGCGTATGGTGGCGCAATCGGATGTGAGCGTGCTGATTAACGGCCAGAGCGGAACCGGCAAAGAGGTACTGGCGCAGGCGATCCACAATGCCAGCCCGCGCAGCAAAAGCGCGTTTATCGCCATTAACTGTGGCGCACTGCCGGAGCAATTGCTGGAGTCGGAGCTGTTTGGTCACGCGCGCGGCGCCTTTACCGGCGCGGTCAGCAGCCGTGAAGGTCTGTTCCAGGCCGCAGAAGGCGGCACGCTGTTTCTTGATGAGATTGGCGATATGCCGATCCCGTTGCAGGTCAAGCTGTTGCGTGTGTTACAGGAGCGCAAAGTACGTCCACTCGGCAGTAACCGCGATATCGATATTAATGTGCGCATTATTTCGGCGACGCACCGTGATTTGCCGAAAGCGATGGCGCGCGGTGAATTCCGCGAAGATCTCTACTATCGTCTGAATGTGGTGAGCCTCAAGCTGCCAGCGCTGGCCGAGCGTGCGGAAGATATTCCTCTGCTGGCTAATCACCTGCTGCGCCAGGCTGCGGATCGGCATAAACCCTTTGTGCGCGCCTTTTCTACCGATGCCATGAAGCGCTTAATGACCGCTTCCTGGCCTGGTAACGTGCGCCAGTTGGTGAACGTGATTGAGCAGTGCGTGGCGCTGACCTCATCGCCGGTAATCAGCGACGCGCTGGTCGAGCAGGCGCTGGAAGGCGAAAACACCGCGCTGCCGACCTTTGTTGAAGCGCGCAACCAGTTTGAACTCAACTATCTGCGCAAGCTGCTGCAAATCACCAAAGGCAATGTGACGCATGCTGCCCGTATGGCGGGGCGCAACCGCACCGAGTTCTACAAATTGCTCTCCCGGCATGAGCTGGACGCCAATGACTTTAAAGAGTAATGGCGAAATGATTATGCTACTGTGAGCAACCGATTACGATGCAGCAGACTGGTAAAAGCGTGTAAGGAAAGACCATGAAAAAAATTGATGCGATTATTAAACCTTTCAAACTGGATGATGTGCGCGAAGCGCTGGCGGAAGTCGGCATCACCGGGATGACGGTGACCGAAGTGAAAGGTTTTGGTCGTCAGAAAGGCCACACCGAGCTTTATCGCGGCGCCGAGTATATGGTGGACTTTCTACCAAAAGTGAAAATTGAAATCGTGGTGACTGACGATATCGTCGATACTTGTGTGGATACCATTATCCGCACGGCGCAAACCGGCAAAATCGGTGACGGTAAAATCTTTGTCTTTGATGTGGCGCGCGTGGTGCGCATCCGTACGGGCGAAGAAGACGACGCCGCGATTTGATGTTTTTCCCCTCACCCCGCAGGGTGAGGGAAACTGACTTATAACACTTTATGCGGGCCAAAGCATTCGTAGTGAATCTTCTCTTTGGCAATGCCGAGCGACACAAGCTGTTGGGCGGCAAACTGCATAAATCCGACCGGGCCGCACAGATAAAATTCCATCGCCGGGTCGCTGAATTTCCCTTCCAGCGCGGTTAAATCCATTAACCCTTCACTGTGAAAACGACCGCGATCGGCCGCCTGCGGCTGCTGATACCAGACATGCTGGTAGAAGCTATTGAGTGAAGCGCCAAGCTGGCTGACTTCCTCAGCAAAAGCATGAACCTGACCATCAAGCGCAGCGTGGAACCAGTTAACCTGCGCACGATGCTGCGTTTGGGCCAGATGATCCAGCATCGCCAGCATCGGCGTCTGGCCGACACCGGCAGAAATCAGCGTTACCGGCGTAGTGGCCGGAATAGCCATAAAGAAATCCCCGGCAGGCGCGGCCAGATGGACGATATCGCCCGGTTTGGCTTCGTCGTGCAGCCATTCCGAAACCTGACCGCCCGCTTCGCGTTTCACGGCAATGCGGTACGTTTTGCCATTCGGCTGGCGGGTCAGCGAGTACTGACGAATCTCCTGGTGGGCAAAACCTTCCGGCTTCAGCCAGATGCCGAGATATTGCCCCGGCTGATAATCCGCCACCGGCAGACCATCGACAGGTTCAAATTCAAAACTGGTGATCAACGCGCTCTGCGGGATTTTCTCACGCAGACGGAAAGCGCGAGTGCCTTGCCAGCCGCCGGTTTTTTCGGCGTGCTCGCTGTAGATTTGTGCTTCGCGATTGATAAAGACGCCCGCCAGCACGCCGTAGGCTTTTCCCCATGCATCCAGTACTTCCTGGCCCGGGCTGAACATCTCATCCAGCGTCGCCAGCAGATGCGCACCAACGATGTCGTACTGCTCCGGCTGGATCTGGAAGCTGGTGTGTTTCTGGGCGATTTTTTCCACCGCAGGCAGCAGGGCGGCGAGATTATCAATATTGCTGGCATACGCGGCAATGGCATTGAACAGCGCTTCACGCTGATCGCCGTTGCGCTGATTGCTCATATTGAAGATCTCTTTCAGCTCCGGATTATGCGTAAACATACGGTCATAAAAATGGGCGGTCAGTTTGGGGCCGGTTGCGGCCAACAAGGGAAGGGTGGCTTTTACCGTTGCGATGGTTTGGGCGTCGAGCATGGTGCTTCCTTTTTGGTTAACTTTTAAAGTTGTATTTTAAATGCATCTTATAGCGCAGCGCACGGGCTTGTAAAGAGCCGACAATGTAAAGGGATTTGAACGTGAATAACTTGCATCACAAACCTGAAAAGAAATCCGTTTTCTCACCGGATGGCGTTATCGCTCAAACCCTTGTCTGGTGCGGAGCCAAACGTTTGCGTAAAAACCTTTGTCAAGACCTGTTATCGGGTTATTAATCAGTTATACTGTGAGCCGTTCCCCAAATTGGGCCTTCGAAAAGAGTTGTTTTGTTAGCTGAGTCAGGAGATGCGGATGTTAAAGCGTGAAATGAACATTGCCGATTATGATGCCGAATTATGGCAGGCTATGGAGCAAGAAAAAGTACGTCAGGAAGAGCACATTGAACTGATCGCCTCCGAAAA
The Kosakonia oryzae genome window above contains:
- the glrR gene encoding two-component system response regulator GlrR, whose protein sequence is MTSRKPAHLLLVDDDPGLLKLLGLRLTSEGYSVVTAESGQEGLRILAREKVDLVISDLRMDEMDGMQLFAEIQRVQPGMPVIILTAHGSIPDAVAATQQGVFSFLTKPVDKDALYKAIDDALEHSGSASDDRWHETIVTRSPLMLRLLEQARMVAQSDVSVLINGQSGTGKEVLAQAIHNASPRSKSAFIAINCGALPEQLLESELFGHARGAFTGAVSSREGLFQAAEGGTLFLDEIGDMPIPLQVKLLRVLQERKVRPLGSNRDIDINVRIISATHRDLPKAMARGEFREDLYYRLNVVSLKLPALAERAEDIPLLANHLLRQAADRHKPFVRAFSTDAMKRLMTASWPGNVRQLVNVIEQCVALTSSPVISDALVEQALEGENTALPTFVEARNQFELNYLRKLLQITKGNVTHAARMAGRNRTEFYKLLSRHELDANDFKE
- the glnB gene encoding nitrogen regulatory protein P-II, with translation MKKIDAIIKPFKLDDVREALAEVGITGMTVTEVKGFGRQKGHTELYRGAEYMVDFLPKVKIEIVVTDDIVDTCVDTIIRTAQTGKIGDGKIFVFDVARVVRIRTGEEDDAAI
- the hmpA gene encoding NO-inducible flavohemoprotein produces the protein MLDAQTIATVKATLPLLAATGPKLTAHFYDRMFTHNPELKEIFNMSNQRNGDQREALFNAIAAYASNIDNLAALLPAVEKIAQKHTSFQIQPEQYDIVGAHLLATLDEMFSPGQEVLDAWGKAYGVLAGVFINREAQIYSEHAEKTGGWQGTRAFRLREKIPQSALITSFEFEPVDGLPVADYQPGQYLGIWLKPEGFAHQEIRQYSLTRQPNGKTYRIAVKREAGGQVSEWLHDEAKPGDIVHLAAPAGDFFMAIPATTPVTLISAGVGQTPMLAMLDHLAQTQHRAQVNWFHAALDGQVHAFAEEVSQLGASLNSFYQHVWYQQPQAADRGRFHSEGLMDLTALEGKFSDPAMEFYLCGPVGFMQFAAQQLVSLGIAKEKIHYECFGPHKVL